In a single window of the Desulfobacterales bacterium genome:
- the tatA gene encoding twin-arginine translocase TatA/TatE family subunit: MFGMGMPEIILILAIALIVIGPKKLPDLAKSLGRALGEFKKATREFKQTIEIDDEIKTAKETIDDINTDIRTSIHAIDKTPGETTEATSETAPDEIKGQGKHTGSKGSSPHE, translated from the coding sequence ATGTTTGGCATGGGAATGCCGGAAATCATACTTATTCTGGCCATCGCTCTGATCGTGATCGGGCCCAAAAAGCTGCCGGATCTTGCAAAGTCATTAGGCCGTGCGCTGGGAGAATTTAAAAAGGCCACACGGGAATTTAAACAGACCATTGAAATCGATGACGAAATTAAAACGGCTAAAGAAACCATCGATGACATAAACACGGATATCCGAACCTCCATCCATGCAATAGATAAAACGCCTGGAGAAACCACCGAAGCTACCTCTGAAACCGCCCCTGATGAAATAAAGGGACAGGGGAAGCACACCGGGTCAAAAGGCTCTTCACCCCATGAATGA